ATAATTAGCCGGATTATTTAGTATATCTTTTTCAGCAGTTGTTAATTTGTCAAAATACTTGTTTAAACCCTCATCTTCCTGAGCCAACTCTAAAACCTTTTTGCCTGTTTCCTCAGATTTTAAAGTCAATTTCCTGACAGCTTCATGGGCATCAGGATGACCTTCCCTGGCGAGCATAATATATAATGGCTCAGCAAGAATCATATCTTTATGATTATCAAGGTTTCTCTTTAGATTTTCATGATCAAGGACGAGCCTTGCCATCACTTTATTAAGTCTTTTAATAGCCAGAAATAAATGACTGATAATTTCAGGATAATACCTGGCTGAAGATGAATTAGTTAGATCTCTTTGATGCTCACAGAGCTGGTCCATGTAAACAGTAATAATCTTAGGAACTGTTACTTTCCAGGAACTTTTGATATTTTCAAAGTTGATTGGATTTCTCTTCTGGGGCATAGTCGAAGAGCCAACCTGATCTTCAGAGAATGCCTCGCCGGTCTCACTTATCTCCGATCTCTGTAAATGCCTGAAATCATCACTTAAATCAGCAATTACCCCAAAAGTCGAAACTATACCATGAATATAATCAGTAATTTTTTCAGGTGGAATTATCTGAGTTGAATGTTCAGACCTATTAAGATCCAGTTTATTAAGTAAGACAGTTTCAAACTCTACTGGATTATCAACCAGTAAAGAAAGTGAATTATAGGCTCCAACTGCACCAGAGAATTGACCGGTAAGCTCACTGCTATAATTTTCAAGACTTTCTAACCTATTGCCCAGTCGACTAACAAACCCGGCCATATAATAGCCAAAGGTTACCGGCACAGCTGCCTGGCCATGGGTCCTGCCAAGTTGGACAGTCGACCTTTCTCGATAAGCAACTTCAGAGATTTTTTCAATCAATTCCTTTAAAGCAGGTATTAAAACTTCATCATTAAAAGCCTTATATCTTAAAATTGCAGCAGTATCTACAATATCAAAAGATGTAGCCCCTAAATGAATGTATTGCCTGAACTCAGAATCAACATTTTCCCTGAGACAATTGACTAAGGCCCTTGTATTATGTTTTGTCTTCTCCTCTTCCTTATAAACTTCATCAGCATTGATAGATTCAACTGCTTTTTTCATCTGATCAATAGCTTTTTTAGGTGCAATCCCGAAATCCACTAGTGTTTCAATTAGGGCCAATTCCACCCTGGCTTCCCATTTAAACCTTGCTTCTTCAGAAAAGTACTGACTTAATAACCGAAAATTCTCCCCACGACTATATCTGTGGTCAAGGGGACTTAAATTATTGAAAATATTTCTTTCTGACGACAAATTATTTCCTCCTCAGTCTTATATTTATAAAAAAATTTATAATTAGAGTTGACAGATAACAAAATTATGATATAATATTTATTGTATTGCCGAGGTGGCGGAATTGGCAGACGCGCAGCGTTGAGGGCGCTGTGGGCCTTAGGCCTGTGTGGGTTCGAATCCCACCCTCGGCACCATTTTAATATTATTAGTAATAGATAAAACCTGCCACTGGCAGGCTTTTTTTATTTTAAATAAACTTAATAATCTCTACAGGATAAAAAACTCTACAATCAAATTATACTCCTGTCCAGGTTTAATGTCAATTTTATATTGTAATTTTTATAAAAATAAT
The genomic region above belongs to Halonatronomonas betaini and contains:
- a CDS encoding lyase family protein — encoded protein: MSSERNIFNNLSPLDHRYSRGENFRLLSQYFSEEARFKWEARVELALIETLVDFGIAPKKAIDQMKKAVESINADEVYKEEEKTKHNTRALVNCLRENVDSEFRQYIHLGATSFDIVDTAAILRYKAFNDEVLIPALKELIEKISEVAYRERSTVQLGRTHGQAAVPVTFGYYMAGFVSRLGNRLESLENYSSELTGQFSGAVGAYNSLSLLVDNPVEFETVLLNKLDLNRSEHSTQIIPPEKITDYIHGIVSTFGVIADLSDDFRHLQRSEISETGEAFSEDQVGSSTMPQKRNPINFENIKSSWKVTVPKIITVYMDQLCEHQRDLTNSSSARYYPEIISHLFLAIKRLNKVMARLVLDHENLKRNLDNHKDMILAEPLYIMLAREGHPDAHEAVRKLTLKSEETGKKVLELAQEDEGLNKYFDKLTTAEKDILNNPANYTGAAINETVEIVNNWSDRLNIERTW